Proteins from a genomic interval of Arthrobacter sp. CAN_C5:
- a CDS encoding MBL fold metallo-hydrolase has translation MSDTHEVDPDSRWRSVGPQTWILRDAGYGINPGLVIGTERALVIDTGAGPGQAVRILDAVRELTDLPVTAVNTHSHFDHVFGNAYFAAHGVEDIWATVRCAEDLAQTGDQQRGLVADLEPDMANDAGPHTAIHPANRLVEGSPVDLDLGGISVTLFHLGRGHTDNDLLVGAGNVLFTGDLVEEGADPGFEDSYPADWIRTLGKIAALEDLYEVFVPGHGNPVGVEFVTAQLYKMRTAVRVTKVAMDEASVDMTKAIPILPYGPEQSRALLIRLRTLAHWKWHKTATP, from the coding sequence ATGTCCGACACGCATGAAGTTGATCCAGACTCCCGATGGCGGAGCGTGGGTCCCCAGACGTGGATCCTGCGGGATGCTGGCTACGGAATCAACCCCGGGCTGGTGATTGGTACGGAGCGTGCCCTGGTCATCGATACTGGCGCTGGTCCCGGCCAGGCGGTTCGCATCCTCGACGCTGTCCGCGAGCTGACGGACCTCCCGGTGACCGCCGTCAACACCCACTCGCACTTCGACCATGTGTTCGGCAACGCCTATTTTGCGGCCCACGGTGTCGAAGACATCTGGGCAACGGTGCGGTGTGCCGAGGACCTCGCCCAGACGGGTGATCAACAGCGGGGGCTTGTGGCCGACCTTGAGCCGGACATGGCCAACGACGCCGGCCCGCACACGGCCATTCATCCGGCCAACCGGTTGGTGGAGGGCAGCCCCGTGGACCTGGATCTGGGCGGAATCTCCGTGACCCTGTTCCATCTGGGGCGTGGCCACACTGACAACGATCTACTCGTGGGTGCTGGCAATGTGCTGTTCACGGGCGATCTGGTCGAAGAGGGAGCGGACCCTGGATTCGAGGACTCCTATCCGGCGGACTGGATTCGCACGCTAGGAAAGATCGCGGCGCTGGAAGACCTCTATGAGGTGTTTGTCCCGGGCCACGGCAATCCGGTGGGGGTGGAGTTTGTCACCGCCCAGCTGTACAAGATGAGAACCGCTGTCCGGGTCACCAAGGTGGCCATGGACGAGGCATCGGTGGACATGACGAAGGCAATCCCCATCCTGCCCTACGGTCCCGAACAGTCCCGGGCCCTGCTGATCCGGCTGCGGACCCTCGCGCACTGGAAGTGGCACAAGACCGCCA